A single region of the Duganella sp. BuS-21 genome encodes:
- a CDS encoding acyloxyacyl hydrolase — translation MFNKKMIAAAAALVAAQTAFADDKLIDSVSVEVAAGENVQMVRFNAAKDWDKRWFQSNGTHLSGYWELSTGVWRENRYKNQVGVEQKLWDIGFTPVFRFQNDNKKGMYYEGGIGVHMLSKLYNNSDNRLGTHFQFGDHIATGYVFDNNWELGLKLQHFSNGGYKKPNSGVNYVELKAAYHF, via the coding sequence ATGTTCAACAAAAAAATGATCGCGGCAGCCGCCGCGCTGGTGGCGGCCCAAACCGCCTTTGCCGATGACAAGCTGATCGACTCCGTGTCGGTGGAAGTGGCAGCGGGCGAAAACGTTCAGATGGTGCGCTTCAACGCCGCCAAGGACTGGGACAAGCGCTGGTTCCAATCGAACGGCACGCACCTGAGCGGCTACTGGGAACTGAGCACCGGCGTCTGGCGCGAAAACCGCTACAAGAACCAGGTCGGCGTGGAACAGAAGCTGTGGGATATCGGCTTCACGCCGGTGTTCCGCTTCCAGAACGACAACAAGAAGGGCATGTACTACGAAGGCGGCATCGGCGTACACATGCTGTCCAAGCTGTACAACAACAGCGACAACCGCCTGGGCACCCACTTCCAGTTCGGCGACCACATCGCCACCGGTTACGTGTTCGACAACAACTGGGAACTGGGCCTGAAGCTGCAGCACTTCTCGAACGGCGGCTACAAAAAGCCGAACTCGGGCGTGAACTACGTCGAGCTCAAAGCAGCCTACCACTTCTAA